One Edaphobacter flagellatus genomic region harbors:
- the purS gene encoding phosphoribosylformylglycinamidine synthase subunit PurS — protein sequence MKAYVYVTLKRTVLDAQGQTIADALRRMYQGVADVRQGKYFVLTIDDGLEKTAAEAEVARIAREVLTNPVIEDFSFRLED from the coding sequence ATGAAGGCCTATGTCTATGTCACGCTGAAACGAACGGTACTGGATGCCCAGGGGCAGACGATTGCAGATGCTCTACGGCGCATGTATCAAGGGGTCGCCGATGTGCGCCAGGGGAAGTATTTCGTGCTCACTATCGATGATGGTTTAGAGAAAACTGCCGCCGAAGCAGAAGTAGCGCGCATTGCCCGTGAGGTCCTGACCAATCCCGTGATCGAGGACTTCAGTTTCCGCCTAGAGGACTGA
- a CDS encoding inorganic diphosphatase, with product MPNYLELPVGANSPEVINAVIEIPLEAINKYEYDKELHVFRLDRNLYSPVHYPGDYGFIPSTLGDDGDPLDVLVLVDAPSFPGCVMEVRPIGLLEMKDQGLGDEKVLAVGKGNPRYKDVWNFSEIYPHILKEITHFFSIYKDLEGKRVEVKGWRDASFARAKVIEAQQRFLDKQVESGVKEATAK from the coding sequence ATGCCGAACTATCTTGAGCTCCCCGTGGGCGCGAACTCGCCCGAAGTGATCAACGCCGTTATCGAGATTCCTCTTGAGGCGATTAATAAGTACGAATACGACAAGGAACTCCATGTCTTTCGTCTTGATCGAAACCTCTACTCGCCGGTGCACTATCCGGGAGATTATGGTTTTATTCCATCGACTCTCGGCGATGATGGCGATCCACTCGATGTTCTGGTGTTGGTCGATGCACCCAGCTTTCCTGGCTGCGTGATGGAAGTGCGCCCAATTGGCCTGCTGGAGATGAAGGACCAAGGGCTTGGTGATGAGAAGGTGCTTGCGGTCGGAAAAGGAAACCCCCGCTACAAAGACGTGTGGAACTTCTCGGAGATCTACCCGCATATTCTCAAGGAGATTACTCATTTCTTTTCCATCTATAAGGATCTCGAAGGAAAGCGCGTAGAGGTGAAGGGCTGGCGGGATGCCTCCTTTGCCCGTGCCAAAGTGATTGAGGCCCAGCAGCGCTTTTTGGATAAACAGGTTGAGTCCGGGGTGAAAGAGGCAACAGCGAAATAA